The bacterium genome includes a window with the following:
- a CDS encoding diguanylate cyclase, whose amino-acid sequence MSEKSAMGNNNANFLAAHTDIQNLILNSMRDAVTIIDVNSFTIVGFNQAFLDQVGLTAEQVQGKHCYEITHQRDSACNEFDHSCPLLGSLKDHKQATFDHVHFCRDGRKLVVEVSATPLTGENGRVTYMVHVSRDVTERRKAEDDLIKMKKAVEASGEIMFLTDRQGMITFINPEFTRIYGYTVNEVVGKTTPRILKSMMMKKEDYEQFWKTLLSKQIVRGTIVNKTKSERLVHMESSANPIIDKDGNIIGFLAIQRDITDRLKAEERLNYLAYHDALTGLPNRQLFNDRVNVMLGRASRFRLLIAIMMLDVDNFKDVNDTLGHDAGDQLLQLIARRMASVVREIDTVARMGGDEFIFMAPDLGNIGDAEKLTQRILDAFKKPFEINGNPISTTASIGISLYPSDGDDVQNLMKTADIAMYRAKAAGRNSYRFYSQK is encoded by the coding sequence TTGAGTGAAAAAAGCGCCATGGGCAATAATAACGCAAATTTCTTAGCGGCGCACACGGATATCCAGAACTTGATCCTGAACAGCATGCGTGATGCGGTGACGATCATCGATGTCAATAGTTTTACCATCGTCGGTTTCAATCAGGCGTTTCTCGATCAAGTCGGGCTCACCGCCGAACAGGTGCAGGGTAAACACTGCTACGAGATCACGCACCAGCGCGATTCAGCCTGTAATGAATTTGATCACTCCTGTCCCCTTCTTGGTTCACTTAAGGACCACAAGCAAGCGACCTTTGACCATGTCCACTTTTGCCGGGACGGCAGGAAGCTGGTCGTTGAAGTTTCAGCCACGCCCCTGACCGGTGAAAACGGCAGGGTCACTTACATGGTCCATGTTTCGCGCGATGTCACCGAGCGCCGGAAAGCGGAGGACGATCTGATAAAAATGAAAAAAGCGGTTGAAGCGTCCGGTGAGATTATGTTCCTGACCGACCGGCAGGGGATGATCACGTTCATCAATCCTGAATTCACCAGGATCTACGGCTATACGGTTAATGAAGTTGTCGGCAAGACGACACCGCGGATCCTCAAGAGCATGATGATGAAGAAGGAGGATTACGAACAGTTCTGGAAAACGCTGTTGAGCAAGCAGATCGTGCGCGGGACGATCGTCAACAAGACAAAAAGCGAAAGGCTCGTCCATATGGAAAGTTCAGCGAATCCCATCATTGATAAGGATGGCAACATCATTGGGTTCCTGGCGATCCAGCGGGATATAACGGATCGCCTAAAAGCCGAGGAGCGGCTGAACTATCTGGCATACCATGATGCCCTGACCGGTCTGCCCAACCGGCAGTTGTTCAATGATCGCGTGAATGTCATGCTGGGCCGGGCCAGCCGGTTCCGGCTGCTGATCGCGATCATGATGCTCGATGTTGACAATTTCAAGGATGTCAATGATACCCTTGGTCATGATGCGGGTGACCAGTTGCTGCAACTGATCGCCCGGCGGATGGCCAGCGTCGTGCGGGAGATCGACACGGTAGCCCGCATGGGTGGAGACGAATTCATTTTCATGGCGCCGGACCTGGGCAACATCGGCGATGCGGAAAAGCTTACGCAGAGGATCCTGGATGCCTTTAAAAAGCCCTTTGAGATAAACGGCAACCCTATATCAACAACCGCGAGTATCGGCATCAGCCTGTACCCGTCGGACGGAGATGATGTGCAGAACCTCATGAAAACAGCTGATATCGCAATGTATCGCGCAAAAGCCGCCGGCAGGAATTCCTACCGCTTTTACAGTCAGAAATAA
- a CDS encoding TonB-dependent receptor, whose translation MTKKTFLLCVVLGIVGLCMTFSLAYAQENEPGMASRAGAVITGRVLESKSNNPLEYANVMLLAADAQKQISGAATNKDGSFFITGVKPGMYRVEFSYMGFNAATKDLVVDAEQSKVDMGTVRLERSVIWVEGVQVIGDEPEMEFKIDKKVINVSKTYTSASGTAVDVLENAPSVSVDIEGNVSLRGSTNFTVLIDNRPTLLEPSDALQQIPASSIENIEIITNPSAKYDPEGVAGIINVVTKKKKLPGINGTANLNLGLDNKYGGDFRLNYRKSILQTHIGVNYDNTVFSGTSWRQNVTTLNDTAFHRDAEGETDFGRKFYGIQGGIDVNATPNDIAAVEFEWRGRNMIHSSVLNYDEWTVPGDTTSYISEDSSKHGGYGYSINTDYNHTFNNNDHRLALRGIYSQNNGDEQAVSRLLLPDRSITYGQRSIEKGPSSRARLNVEYSMPVRIADKLESGYQLNINRSETTTETYQYDTTSNDFVYQADYSHSANYAHYLQSAYATYSGEYGSIGYQTGLRSEYSHRDMRLIDPSDRFLIDRWDVFPTAHLSYKLPADQQAMASYTRRIHRPHDWDLEPFLTWMDAYTVRQGNPALLPEYINSYELGYQKRIGRNTLSLDTYYRQTLNKIDHVSSVYSADVMLNSVDNVGSDRAYGAELMMDYDLFPWFNLNLTGNLYQYHLDGVLEGDSISQESNNWSARLNSTLKISSRARIQVTGFYNSPTVTAQGERRGFIMTNSALKIDVFRKLLTATVQVRDIFNTGHFEFTSQGDNFYSHNEMSRRSPVFMLALNYSFNNYKPDRVQPEENQEDIETEDNFQN comes from the coding sequence ATGACGAAAAAAACTTTTTTATTGTGTGTGGTTCTGGGGATTGTCGGTCTATGCATGACTTTTTCGCTTGCGTACGCTCAAGAAAACGAACCGGGGATGGCCAGCCGGGCCGGTGCGGTCATAACGGGCCGCGTCCTGGAATCAAAATCAAATAATCCCCTGGAGTATGCGAATGTCATGCTCTTGGCTGCGGATGCGCAAAAACAGATCTCGGGCGCCGCCACGAACAAGGACGGGAGCTTTTTCATTACCGGTGTAAAACCTGGCATGTACCGGGTCGAATTTTCTTACATGGGGTTCAACGCCGCTACCAAGGACCTTGTGGTGGACGCCGAACAGTCAAAGGTTGACATGGGAACGGTCCGCCTGGAACGCTCCGTGATCTGGGTCGAAGGCGTGCAGGTAATTGGTGATGAACCGGAGATGGAATTCAAGATCGATAAAAAGGTCATCAACGTCAGCAAGACCTACACATCGGCCTCAGGTACCGCCGTCGATGTTCTGGAAAACGCGCCGTCGGTATCCGTCGACATCGAGGGCAATGTCAGCCTGCGGGGCAGCACGAATTTCACGGTACTGATCGACAACCGCCCTACCCTGCTGGAGCCCAGTGATGCGCTGCAGCAGATCCCGGCCAGTTCCATCGAGAACATCGAGATCATCACCAACCCGTCGGCCAAGTATGACCCGGAAGGCGTTGCCGGCATTATCAACGTGGTGACCAAGAAGAAAAAACTTCCCGGCATCAACGGCACCGCGAACCTGAATCTCGGACTCGATAACAAATACGGCGGCGATTTCCGCCTGAACTACCGCAAGTCAATATTACAGACCCATATCGGCGTCAACTATGACAACACGGTTTTCAGCGGAACATCGTGGCGGCAGAATGTCACGACGCTTAACGATACCGCTTTCCATAGAGACGCGGAAGGCGAAACCGACTTCGGCCGGAAATTCTACGGCATTCAAGGCGGCATTGACGTCAATGCCACGCCCAATGACATCGCGGCCGTGGAATTCGAATGGCGTGGCCGCAATATGATCCATTCATCGGTTTTAAATTATGACGAATGGACAGTACCGGGGGATACGACCAGTTATATAAGCGAAGACAGCTCGAAGCACGGCGGTTATGGATATTCGATAAATACCGACTATAATCATACGTTCAATAACAATGACCATAGATTGGCTTTGCGGGGGATATACAGCCAGAACAACGGCGACGAGCAGGCTGTCAGCCGGCTTCTCTTGCCCGACCGCAGTATCACTTATGGACAGCGTTCTATCGAGAAAGGCCCGTCCAGCCGGGCGCGTCTGAATGTTGAGTACTCAATGCCGGTCAGGATCGCGGATAAACTTGAAAGCGGCTATCAATTGAACATCAATAGATCGGAAACAACTACAGAAACTTATCAATACGACACGACCAGCAATGATTTTGTTTATCAAGCGGATTACAGCCATTCAGCGAATTACGCCCATTACCTCCAGTCGGCTTACGCCACCTACTCAGGCGAATACGGCAGCATCGGATACCAGACCGGGCTGCGGAGCGAATATTCCCATCGCGACATGAGGCTCATAGACCCGTCAGATCGGTTTCTTATTGACCGGTGGGACGTTTTCCCCACTGCCCATCTTTCATACAAACTGCCGGCAGATCAGCAGGCGATGGCCAGTTACACGCGCCGCATCCACCGCCCCCATGATTGGGACCTTGAGCCCTTCCTGACCTGGATGGATGCCTATACGGTACGCCAGGGCAACCCCGCGCTCCTGCCGGAATACATCAATTCATACGAACTTGGATACCAGAAACGCATCGGCCGGAATACCCTGTCCCTCGACACATATTACCGTCAAACGCTGAACAAGATCGACCATGTTTCGAGCGTATACAGCGCCGATGTCATGCTCAATTCGGTCGACAATGTCGGCTCTGACCGTGCTTACGGCGCCGAACTTATGATGGATTATGACCTCTTTCCGTGGTTCAACTTAAACCTGACCGGCAACTTGTACCAGTACCATCTCGACGGCGTGCTCGAAGGAGATTCCATATCGCAGGAAAGCAATAACTGGTCTGCCCGCCTGAATTCGACTTTAAAGATAAGCAGCCGGGCACGCATTCAGGTCACCGGTTTCTACAACAGCCCGACCGTGACCGCGCAGGGCGAACGGCGCGGTTTTATCATGACCAACAGCGCGCTCAAGATAGACGTGTTCCGTAAACTGCTGACGGCCACGGTCCAGGTGCGCGATATCTTCAATACGGGTCATTTTGAGTTCACGAGCCAGGGCGATAACTTTTACTCTCACAATGAAATGTCGCGCCGGTCGCCGGTCTTCATGCTCGCGTTGAACTACAGCTTCAACAACTATAAACCGGACCGTGTGCAGCCCGAGGAAAATCAGGAAGACATCGAAACGGAAGATAATTTTCAGAATTAA
- a CDS encoding family 10 glycosylhydrolase, with the protein MLFILLLSANLDFRGVWIPRWSLGDQQKIFKVLDGRFNHIFLQIFANGEAYYPSVYTPSRNVSGSWLTDFIAAAHERDIKVSAWVNVFYSWGYAPPPSDAKHPIVSHPEWYVVDRDKNSILEHSADDLRAMVLEGYYISPANPSVRNYLISVIMEIINTYDFDGVHLDYVRYPKSTYKYDDALRTKFMREYYIDPLSVEGESSPQERFGLWGCSDISALYGSYIQNDLTLLIRDISSAIRNTGKGVYLSAAVKPDYAAARDEYYQDWPAWLNAGYLDFACLMAYQRNIDPLLDKVRNAVQEPERVMVGLGLYNQPLEVIDRQVSTVSRDDFGGVVFFSYEELKKNRAFLSTLHRSLSP; encoded by the coding sequence ATGCTGTTCATTCTTCTCTTATCAGCTAATCTCGATTTCCGGGGCGTTTGGATCCCGCGCTGGTCATTGGGAGATCAGCAAAAGATCTTCAAAGTCCTGGATGGACGGTTCAACCATATTTTCCTGCAGATCTTCGCGAATGGCGAGGCTTACTATCCTTCGGTCTATACCCCGAGCAGGAACGTCTCGGGTTCGTGGTTGACCGATTTCATCGCGGCAGCTCACGAGCGGGATATCAAGGTCTCGGCGTGGGTCAATGTTTTCTATTCCTGGGGGTATGCGCCGCCGCCTTCGGACGCGAAGCACCCAATCGTGTCGCACCCGGAGTGGTATGTCGTTGACCGGGATAAAAATTCGATATTAGAACACAGCGCTGACGATCTGAGAGCCATGGTGCTGGAGGGATATTATATATCGCCAGCCAATCCCTCGGTAAGGAACTATCTTATATCCGTGATCATGGAGATCATCAATACCTATGATTTCGACGGCGTCCATCTTGATTATGTCCGGTATCCAAAGTCCACATACAAATATGACGATGCGCTGAGGACGAAGTTCATGCGCGAGTATTATATCGATCCGCTCTCGGTCGAGGGCGAGAGCAGCCCGCAGGAGCGGTTCGGCCTGTGGGGATGCAGCGACATCAGTGCGCTTTACGGTTCGTACATCCAGAATGACCTTACGCTGCTGATCAGAGACATAAGCAGCGCCATCAGGAATACCGGCAAGGGTGTGTACCTTTCAGCGGCGGTCAAACCTGATTACGCCGCGGCGCGCGACGAATATTATCAGGATTGGCCCGCCTGGCTCAACGCGGGTTATCTGGATTTCGCGTGCCTGATGGCATATCAGCGGAATATTGATCCCCTTCTGGATAAAGTAAGAAATGCGGTGCAGGAACCTGAACGGGTCATGGTTGGCCTTGGTCTGTACAACCAGCCGCTGGAGGTCATCGACCGCCAGGTATCAACGGTGTCCCGGGACGATTTCGGGGGCGTGGTTTTCTTCTCTTACGAAGAGCTTAAAAAAAACAGAGCATTCTTAAGCACGCTGCACCGGTCCTTGTCGCCTTGA